One window of the Anaeromyxobacter dehalogenans 2CP-C genome contains the following:
- the ligD gene encoding non-homologous end-joining DNA ligase: MARAQQGVEVEVEGRRILLRNLDKVFYPEAGFTKGEVVDYYRRVAPVLLPHLRDRPLTLKRYPEGVEGPHFYEKRCPRHRPDWFRTEAIWSEGNQEYIDYCVVDDLSSLVWLASIADLELHPSLSLVDDVERPTALVFDLDPGPPADLLACCEVALLLRRLLAALGLEAFPKSSGSKGMQLYVPLSGATYADTKPFAHAVARLLERRHPQLVVERMAKALRGGKVLVDWSQNDPHKTTVCVYSLRARPRPTVSTPLRWAEVEKAARTRDAGGLVFEAAAVLRRVERVGDLFAPVLTLRQRLPAPAELERAAGA; this comes from the coding sequence ATGGCGCGCGCGCAGCAGGGCGTGGAGGTCGAGGTGGAGGGGCGGCGGATCCTCCTCCGCAACCTCGACAAGGTGTTCTACCCCGAGGCCGGCTTCACCAAGGGCGAGGTGGTGGACTACTACCGCCGCGTCGCCCCCGTGCTCCTGCCGCACCTGCGCGACCGGCCGCTCACGCTGAAGCGCTACCCGGAGGGCGTGGAGGGCCCGCACTTCTACGAGAAGCGCTGCCCGCGCCACCGCCCGGACTGGTTCCGGACCGAGGCGATCTGGAGCGAGGGCAACCAGGAGTACATCGACTACTGCGTGGTGGACGACCTGTCCTCGCTGGTGTGGCTCGCCAGCATCGCCGACCTCGAGCTCCACCCCTCGCTGTCGCTGGTGGACGACGTGGAGCGCCCCACCGCGCTCGTGTTCGACCTCGACCCTGGCCCGCCCGCGGACCTGCTCGCGTGCTGCGAGGTGGCGCTGCTGCTGCGCCGGCTGCTCGCCGCGCTCGGCCTGGAGGCGTTCCCGAAGAGCTCCGGCTCGAAGGGCATGCAGCTGTACGTGCCGCTCTCCGGCGCGACGTACGCCGACACGAAGCCGTTCGCGCACGCGGTCGCCCGCCTGCTCGAGCGGCGGCACCCGCAGCTCGTGGTGGAGCGGATGGCGAAGGCGCTCCGCGGCGGGAAGGTGCTGGTGGACTGGAGCCAGAACGACCCGCACAAGACCACGGTCTGCGTCTACTCGCTCCGGGCGCGGCCGCGGCCCACCGTCTCGACCCCGCTGCGCTGGGCGGAGGTGGAGAAGGCGGCCCGGACGCGCGACGCGGGCGGGCTGGTGTTCGAGGCCGCGGCGGTGCTCCGCCGGGTCGAGCGCGTCGGCGACCTGTTCGCCCCGGTGCTGACGCTGCGCCAGCGCCTGCCCGCTCCCGCGGAGCTCGAGCGGGCGGCCGGCGCCTGA
- a CDS encoding Ku protein: MARAIWSGALTFGLVNIPVKLYTAVHQKEVRFHMLHDADGARIQLRRFCSTEEKEVPYEHIVKGYEVSPGRYVTVTREELEAFDPKATRTVEIHDFVELSEIDPAYFEASYYLVPDRSAAKAYRLLGDAMRKAGKVAIATAVLRTRESLCCVRPAAGGALALSTMNRADEIDSPASLELPEAGEPSSRELQMAEQLVASLSGPFEPGRYPDLRRERVLELIERKAEGQTIEAPAAEPAGAEVVSLADALSASLAAARRRDGEHEAPARGERRHAAAAAARTAARPRAARTSRKKRG; encoded by the coding sequence ATGGCGAGGGCGATCTGGAGCGGCGCGCTGACCTTCGGCCTGGTGAACATCCCGGTGAAGCTCTACACCGCGGTGCACCAGAAGGAGGTCCGGTTCCACATGCTGCACGACGCGGACGGCGCCCGCATCCAGCTGCGCCGCTTCTGCTCGACCGAGGAGAAGGAGGTCCCCTACGAGCACATCGTGAAGGGCTACGAGGTGTCGCCCGGCCGCTACGTGACGGTGACGCGCGAGGAGCTGGAGGCGTTCGACCCGAAGGCCACGCGCACCGTGGAGATCCACGACTTCGTCGAGCTCTCCGAGATCGACCCGGCCTACTTCGAGGCGAGCTACTACCTCGTGCCCGACCGCAGCGCGGCGAAGGCGTACCGGCTGCTCGGCGACGCCATGCGCAAGGCGGGCAAGGTGGCCATCGCCACCGCGGTGCTGCGCACCCGCGAGTCGCTGTGCTGCGTGCGGCCGGCGGCCGGCGGCGCGCTGGCGCTCTCCACCATGAACCGCGCCGACGAGATCGACTCCCCGGCCTCGCTGGAGCTGCCGGAGGCGGGCGAGCCGTCGTCGCGCGAGCTGCAGATGGCGGAGCAGCTGGTCGCGTCGCTGTCCGGGCCGTTCGAGCCCGGGCGCTACCCCGACCTGCGCCGCGAGCGGGTGCTGGAGCTCATCGAGCGCAAGGCCGAGGGCCAGACGATCGAGGCGCCCGCCGCCGAGCCGGCCGGCGCCGAGGTGGTGAGCCTCGCCGACGCGCTGTCGGCCAGCCTCGCCGCGGCCCGGCGGCGCGACGGCGAGCACGAGGCGCCGGCGCGCGGCGAGCGGCGCCACGCCGCGGCGGCCGCGGCCCGCACGGCGGCCCGGCCCCGCGCCGCGCGCACGTCGCGCAAGAAGCGCGGGTGA
- a CDS encoding esterase/lipase family protein yields the protein MDVTDLRGWGRLAFDATLGVTAVVEGMHHNISRGPWFLDAPRSARTRGLTGLVYGAVRGITRLAGEGYDAAVSRVAGRAGQAGSPRREAVLAALNGVLGDHLAATGNPLAIPMQLRFEGRPLALEARALREAIPGATGKVVVLVHGLCTEPLRWRRRGHDHGAALARDLGYTPLYLHYNSGLHVSTSGRGLDEVLEALVRAWPVPLEALSLLGHSLGGLVVRSAWHQGAAAGHAWPRRLGSAVFLGTPHHGAALERGGNWIDVVLGVSPYTAPLASLGRIRSAGITDLRHGNLLEEDWQGRDRFARSPDRRRHVPLPPGVRCLAIAGTTARRRSAAADLLGDGLVPLASALGRHREPARTLAFGPGGRAIAPGVGHLELLCDAGVYERVRRWLAA from the coding sequence GTGGACGTCACCGATCTCCGGGGGTGGGGCCGGCTCGCGTTCGACGCGACGCTGGGGGTGACCGCCGTCGTCGAGGGCATGCACCACAACATCTCGCGCGGGCCGTGGTTCCTCGACGCCCCGCGGAGCGCGCGCACCCGCGGCCTCACCGGCCTCGTGTACGGCGCGGTCCGGGGGATCACGCGGCTCGCGGGGGAGGGCTACGACGCGGCCGTCTCGCGGGTCGCCGGACGGGCCGGGCAGGCCGGCTCGCCACGGCGCGAGGCGGTGCTGGCGGCGCTGAACGGCGTGCTCGGGGATCACCTCGCCGCGACCGGGAACCCGCTCGCGATCCCGATGCAGCTCCGGTTCGAGGGGCGGCCGCTCGCGCTCGAGGCGCGCGCGCTGCGCGAGGCGATCCCGGGCGCCACCGGGAAGGTGGTGGTGCTCGTGCACGGGCTCTGCACCGAGCCCCTGCGCTGGCGGCGCCGCGGCCACGACCACGGGGCCGCGCTCGCCCGGGACCTCGGCTACACGCCGCTGTACCTGCACTACAACAGCGGCCTGCACGTCTCGACCAGCGGGCGGGGGCTGGACGAGGTCCTGGAGGCGCTGGTGCGCGCCTGGCCGGTGCCGCTCGAGGCGCTCAGCCTGCTCGGCCACAGCCTCGGCGGCCTCGTCGTGCGGAGCGCCTGGCACCAGGGGGCGGCCGCGGGACACGCCTGGCCGCGGCGCCTGGGGAGCGCGGTGTTCCTCGGCACGCCGCACCACGGCGCGGCGCTGGAGCGGGGCGGCAACTGGATCGACGTCGTGCTGGGCGTCAGCCCGTACACCGCGCCGCTGGCGAGCCTCGGGCGGATCCGCAGCGCCGGCATCACGGACCTGCGCCACGGGAACCTGCTCGAGGAGGACTGGCAGGGCCGGGATCGCTTCGCGAGGTCGCCCGACCGGCGCCGGCACGTGCCGCTGCCGCCGGGCGTCCGCTGCCTGGCGATCGCGGGGACGACCGCGCGCCGGCGGAGCGCCGCGGCCGACCTCCTGGGCGACGGTCTGGTCCCGCTCGCCAGCGCGCTGGGCCGGCACCGGGAGCCCGCGCGCACCCTCGCGTTCGGTCCGGGCGGCCGCGCGATCGCGCCCGGCGTGGGCCACCTCGAGCTGCTCTGCGACGCGGGCGTCTACGAGCGCGTGCGCCGGTGGCTCGCGGCGTAG
- a CDS encoding acetyl-CoA hydrolase/transferase family protein translates to MSRIVSAEEAVSVVKSGHRVFVHSVAAAPRRLIEALTARAPELSVVEIVSIHTEGDAPYAAPEMARHFRVNALFVGPNVRKAIEEGRGDYLPVFLSEVPQLFRSGILPLDVALVHVSPPDRHGFCSLGVSVDVSRAAVQTARTVIAQVNPRMPRTHGDGLIHVDAIDYMVEVDEPIHEAPVRALTDVERAIGRHCAELVDDGACLQLGIGAIPQATLAALGDHHRLGIHTEMISDGVVDLVEKGVITGEAKRVHPGKIVAGFAHGTRRLYDFLDDNPLVAMLDIAYVNDTAVIRRNPKVTAINSAIEVDLTGQVCADSVGERQVSGVGGQMDFIRGAALSEGGKPIIALPSTNAAGESRIVPVLRPGAGVVTTRAHVHFVVTEHGIADLFGKNLRQRAAALIAVAHPKHRDALTADARRRFGSW, encoded by the coding sequence ATGAGCCGCATCGTCTCCGCCGAGGAGGCCGTCTCGGTCGTCAAGTCCGGCCACCGGGTGTTCGTGCACAGCGTCGCCGCGGCCCCGCGCCGCCTCATCGAGGCGCTCACCGCGCGCGCGCCCGAGCTGAGCGTGGTCGAGATCGTCTCGATCCACACCGAGGGCGACGCGCCGTACGCCGCGCCCGAGATGGCCCGGCACTTCCGCGTGAACGCGCTGTTCGTCGGGCCGAACGTCCGCAAGGCCATCGAGGAGGGGCGCGGCGACTACCTGCCGGTGTTCCTGTCCGAGGTGCCGCAGCTCTTCCGCTCCGGGATCCTGCCGCTCGACGTGGCGCTCGTGCACGTCTCGCCGCCGGACCGCCACGGGTTCTGCTCGCTGGGCGTGTCGGTGGACGTGAGCCGCGCCGCGGTGCAGACCGCGCGGACGGTGATCGCGCAGGTGAACCCGCGCATGCCGCGCACGCACGGCGACGGCCTCATCCACGTGGACGCGATCGACTACATGGTGGAGGTGGACGAGCCCATCCACGAGGCGCCGGTGCGGGCGCTCACCGACGTCGAGCGCGCCATCGGCCGGCACTGCGCCGAGCTGGTGGACGACGGCGCCTGCCTGCAGCTCGGCATCGGCGCCATCCCGCAGGCCACCCTCGCGGCGCTGGGCGACCACCACCGCCTGGGCATCCACACCGAGATGATCTCCGACGGCGTGGTGGACCTGGTGGAGAAGGGCGTCATCACCGGCGAGGCGAAGCGCGTCCACCCCGGCAAGATCGTGGCCGGGTTCGCGCACGGCACCCGCCGCCTGTACGACTTCCTGGACGACAACCCGCTCGTCGCGATGCTCGACATCGCCTACGTGAACGACACGGCGGTGATCCGCCGCAACCCCAAGGTCACCGCCATCAACAGCGCCATCGAGGTGGACCTCACCGGCCAGGTGTGCGCCGACTCGGTCGGCGAGCGGCAGGTGTCCGGGGTCGGCGGCCAGATGGACTTCATCCGCGGCGCGGCGCTGTCCGAGGGCGGCAAGCCGATCATCGCGCTGCCCTCCACGAACGCCGCCGGCGAGTCGCGCATCGTCCCGGTGCTGCGCCCGGGCGCGGGCGTGGTCACCACCCGCGCGCACGTCCACTTCGTGGTCACCGAGCACGGCATCGCCGACCTGTTCGGCAAGAACCTGCGCCAGCGCGCCGCCGCGCTCATCGCGGTGGCGCACCCGAAGCACCGCGACGCGCTCACCGCCGACGCCCGCCGCCGCTTCGGGAGCTGGTAG
- a CDS encoding TSUP family transporter translates to MPEAGLAQLVPLTAVALLAGVVDAIAGGGGLLTLPALLWTGLPPHLALGTNKGQSVFGSFAALVRFSRAGMVDGRRARLTFPLGLAGSLAGAGLVLLVPPATLRPVVLALLAFAALFVGLRRGPPARPDGGPRPAAPVVAGAIALAIGAYDGFFGPGTGTFLIVAFVALLGDGLAHASAGAKVVNFASNLAAVTLFSIKGVVVWRIAVPMAVAQLAGGWIGAHLAVRRGDALVRRTAVLVTLALAVKLAWDMRS, encoded by the coding sequence ATGCCCGAGGCCGGCCTCGCCCAGCTCGTCCCGCTCACCGCCGTCGCCCTGCTCGCCGGCGTGGTGGACGCCATCGCCGGCGGCGGCGGGCTGCTCACGCTGCCGGCGCTGCTCTGGACCGGGCTCCCGCCGCACCTCGCGCTCGGCACGAACAAGGGCCAGTCGGTGTTCGGCTCGTTCGCGGCGCTGGTGCGCTTCTCGCGCGCCGGGATGGTGGACGGGCGCCGCGCGCGGCTCACGTTCCCGCTGGGCCTGGCCGGCTCGCTCGCCGGCGCCGGCCTGGTGCTGCTCGTGCCCCCGGCGACGCTGCGGCCGGTGGTGCTGGCGCTGCTCGCGTTCGCCGCGCTGTTCGTGGGCCTGCGCCGCGGGCCGCCCGCCCGCCCGGACGGCGGGCCGCGCCCGGCGGCGCCGGTCGTCGCCGGCGCCATCGCGCTCGCCATCGGCGCCTACGACGGCTTCTTCGGCCCGGGCACCGGCACGTTCCTCATCGTCGCGTTCGTGGCGCTGCTCGGCGACGGGCTGGCGCACGCCTCGGCGGGCGCGAAGGTGGTGAACTTCGCCTCCAACCTGGCGGCGGTGACGTTGTTCTCGATCAAGGGCGTGGTGGTCTGGCGCATCGCGGTGCCCATGGCCGTCGCCCAGCTGGCCGGCGGGTGGATCGGCGCGCACCTCGCGGTCCGGCGCGGCGACGCGCTGGTCCGGCGCACGGCGGTCCTGGTGACGCTCGCCCTGGCCGTCAAGCTGGCCTGGGACATGCGCTCCTGA
- a CDS encoding response regulator produces MADHHETIVVVDDDPDLRETLGELLEEEGYEPRLFENGREALDYLRHGGDPSLILLDLMMPEMNGWQFREAQLRDDRLRDIPVVVMTASRGLDGAPLTAREILYKPIGLGELIDAVERNAR; encoded by the coding sequence ATGGCGGACCACCACGAAACCATCGTCGTCGTGGACGACGACCCGGACCTCCGCGAGACGCTCGGCGAGCTGCTCGAGGAGGAGGGCTACGAGCCGCGCCTGTTCGAGAACGGGCGCGAGGCGCTCGACTACCTCCGGCACGGCGGGGACCCGAGCCTCATCCTGCTCGACCTGATGATGCCGGAGATGAACGGCTGGCAGTTCCGGGAGGCGCAGCTCCGCGACGACCGGCTCCGCGACATCCCGGTGGTGGTGATGACCGCGAGCCGCGGGCTCGACGGCGCCCCGCTCACCGCCCGCGAGATCCTCTACAAGCCGATCGGCCTCGGCGAGCTCATCGACGCGGTGGAGCGCAACGCGCGGTGA
- a CDS encoding DUF4126 domain-containing protein, which produces MEPLTALAQSLGLAFASGISAYAAAAFVGLAGHLGWIGPLPGALGVLTDPWVFGTAGALALVEALAMLVPGIATAWEAIHTAIRPFAAAALAVLATWGEPRLAVVAALLGGALGLATHATKLGLRATIDTSPEPVTNAAATTGELGVVAALAWAIWAHPWIALAAALVLLTALLYVVRALWRTVARAIAALFSPPTAPGS; this is translated from the coding sequence GTGGAGCCGCTCACCGCCCTGGCCCAGTCGCTCGGCCTCGCGTTCGCGTCGGGCATCAGCGCGTACGCGGCGGCCGCGTTCGTCGGGCTGGCGGGGCACCTCGGCTGGATCGGCCCGCTGCCCGGCGCGCTCGGCGTGCTCACGGATCCGTGGGTGTTCGGGACGGCGGGCGCGCTCGCGCTCGTCGAGGCGCTCGCGATGCTGGTGCCCGGGATCGCGACCGCGTGGGAGGCGATCCACACCGCCATCCGGCCGTTCGCGGCCGCGGCGCTGGCGGTGCTCGCGACCTGGGGCGAGCCGCGCCTCGCGGTCGTCGCCGCGCTGCTCGGCGGCGCGCTCGGCCTCGCCACGCACGCGACCAAGCTCGGGCTGCGCGCCACCATCGACACCTCGCCGGAGCCGGTGACGAACGCGGCCGCGACCACCGGGGAGCTCGGCGTGGTGGCGGCGCTCGCCTGGGCGATCTGGGCCCACCCCTGGATCGCGCTCGCGGCGGCGCTCGTGCTGCTCACCGCGCTGCTCTACGTCGTGCGGGCGCTCTGGCGGACCGTGGCCCGGGCCATCGCGGCCCTGTTCTCGCCCCCGACGGCGCCGGGATCCTGA
- a CDS encoding methylated-DNA--[protein]-cysteine S-methyltransferase has translation MTLEHVVVESPVGPVHLVSDGRALCALELGDGPHLRAALARRFGPDLALRAGRDPLGLAARARAWFAGDLGALDGLPLEPGGTPFQRLVWAELRRIPAGETRSYGALAAALGRPGAARAVGLANGRNPIAIAIPCHRVIGADGSLTGYAGGLERKRWLLAHERAARAQDPGAVGGENRAAMARATVRQSARTT, from the coding sequence ATGACGCTCGAGCACGTGGTGGTGGAGTCCCCCGTCGGCCCGGTGCACCTCGTGTCGGACGGACGCGCGCTCTGCGCGCTCGAGCTGGGGGACGGGCCGCACCTGCGCGCCGCGCTGGCCCGGCGCTTCGGCCCGGACCTCGCGCTGCGCGCGGGGCGCGACCCGCTCGGCCTGGCCGCGCGGGCGCGCGCCTGGTTCGCGGGCGACCTCGGCGCGCTCGACGGGCTCCCGCTCGAGCCGGGCGGCACGCCGTTCCAGCGGCTGGTGTGGGCCGAGCTGCGCCGCATCCCGGCCGGCGAGACGCGCAGCTACGGCGCGCTCGCGGCCGCGCTGGGCCGGCCGGGCGCGGCGCGCGCGGTGGGCCTCGCGAACGGCCGGAACCCGATCGCGATCGCGATCCCCTGCCACCGCGTCATCGGCGCGGACGGGAGCCTCACCGGCTACGCGGGCGGGCTCGAACGGAAGCGGTGGCTGCTCGCGCACGAGCGCGCCGCGCGCGCTCAGGATCCCGGCGCCGTCGGGGGCGAGAACAGGGCCGCGATGGCCCGGGCCACGGTCCGCCAGAGCGCCCGCACGACGTAG
- a CDS encoding AlkA N-terminal domain-containing protein: protein MMPRMPRPAPPPPPVPGLDAAACWRAHLARDARFDGRFFTAVLSTGIFCRPICPARTPRREHCAFYPSAAAAQAAGFRPCLRCRPELAPGVAGWRGTANTVARALALISAGAWGEGDDVEALAERVGVGGRQLRRLFARHVGAPPIRIAQAQRVLLAWRLLADTALPLGDVAAAAGFGSVRRFNEAVRRTFRRPPGALRRGAAVPPPDGAIAIALPHTAPYDWPALLEFLAARAIPGVEQVADGAYRRTVALDGAAGTVEVRPDPRGRGLLATLRLPRVAAIAPAVERLRRLLDLDADAAAIGAHLSGDPLLAPLLAARPGLRVPGAWEPFELVVRAVLGQQVSVAAARTLAGRLAARLGAPVDSGDPALSRLFPGPEALAGADLEGLGLTRARAATLAAIGGAVRDDPSLLAPGGELEDAVARLDALPGIGRWTAQYVAMRALHQPDAFPEGDLGLLAALGGLRGRGRAAPGELLRRAERWRPWRAYAALHLWMSLRPRAPAAARARRKERRS from the coding sequence ATGATGCCGCGCATGCCCCGCCCCGCCCCGCCGCCGCCTCCCGTCCCCGGCCTGGACGCCGCCGCCTGCTGGCGCGCCCACCTCGCCCGCGACGCGCGCTTCGACGGGCGCTTCTTCACGGCGGTGCTGTCCACCGGCATCTTCTGCCGCCCGATCTGCCCGGCGCGCACGCCGCGCCGGGAGCACTGCGCGTTCTACCCGAGCGCGGCGGCGGCGCAGGCCGCCGGGTTCCGCCCCTGCCTGCGCTGCCGGCCGGAGCTCGCGCCCGGCGTGGCCGGGTGGCGGGGCACCGCGAACACGGTGGCGCGCGCGCTCGCGCTGATCTCCGCCGGCGCGTGGGGCGAGGGCGACGACGTCGAGGCGCTCGCCGAGCGCGTCGGCGTGGGCGGCCGCCAGCTCCGCCGCCTGTTCGCCCGGCACGTGGGCGCGCCGCCGATCCGGATCGCGCAGGCGCAGCGCGTGCTGCTGGCGTGGCGGCTGCTCGCGGACACCGCGCTCCCGCTCGGCGACGTCGCCGCGGCGGCGGGCTTCGGCAGCGTGCGCCGCTTCAACGAGGCGGTGCGGCGGACGTTCCGGCGGCCGCCGGGCGCGCTGCGGCGCGGCGCGGCCGTCCCGCCGCCGGACGGCGCGATCGCGATCGCGCTGCCGCACACCGCCCCGTACGACTGGCCGGCGCTGCTCGAGTTCCTGGCCGCGCGCGCGATCCCGGGCGTCGAGCAGGTGGCGGACGGCGCGTACCGCCGCACGGTGGCGCTCGACGGCGCCGCGGGCACCGTCGAGGTCCGGCCCGATCCCCGGGGCCGGGGCCTGCTGGCGACGTTGCGCCTGCCGCGGGTGGCCGCGATCGCGCCGGCGGTGGAGCGCCTGCGGCGGCTGCTCGACCTCGACGCGGACGCCGCGGCGATCGGCGCGCACCTGTCCGGCGATCCGCTGCTCGCCCCGCTCCTCGCCGCGCGCCCCGGGCTGCGCGTGCCCGGCGCGTGGGAGCCGTTCGAGCTGGTGGTGCGCGCGGTGCTCGGGCAGCAGGTGAGCGTCGCCGCGGCGCGGACGCTGGCGGGCCGGCTCGCGGCGCGCCTCGGGGCCCCGGTGGACTCGGGGGACCCGGCGCTGTCGCGGCTGTTCCCCGGCCCGGAGGCGCTCGCCGGCGCCGACCTGGAGGGGCTCGGCCTGACGCGCGCCCGCGCCGCCACGCTCGCCGCGATCGGCGGCGCGGTGCGCGACGACCCGTCGCTGCTCGCGCCGGGCGGCGAGCTGGAGGACGCGGTGGCGCGTCTCGACGCGCTGCCCGGCATCGGCCGCTGGACCGCGCAGTACGTGGCCATGCGCGCGCTGCACCAGCCGGACGCGTTCCCGGAGGGCGACCTCGGCCTGCTCGCCGCGCTCGGCGGCCTGCGCGGCCGGGGGCGGGCGGCGCCCGGGGAGCTGCTGCGGCGCGCCGAGCGCTGGCGGCCGTGGCGGGCGTACGCGGCGCTGCACCTGTGGATGTCCCTGCGGCCCCGCGCGCCCGCGGCGGCCCGCGCGCGGAGGAAGGAGAGGCGGTCATGA
- a CDS encoding cupin domain-containing protein, protein MSPPRRHPHVVNVAEIPQTVTEQGTRFAFRRRQLSAGSGGEQLGCSHMELPPGKTAWAHHFHCANEEAIFVLAGSGLLRLGDAEVRVGPGDYVALPAGPGAAHQLRNDGAAPLQYLALSTMLPTDITVYPDSGKVGLFAGAAPGGPKERRYLAGFTARPEGGAWHDRERVD, encoded by the coding sequence ATGAGCCCCCCGCGCCGGCACCCGCACGTCGTCAACGTCGCCGAGATCCCCCAGACCGTCACCGAGCAGGGTACGCGCTTCGCGTTCCGCCGCCGCCAGCTGTCCGCCGGCAGCGGCGGCGAGCAGCTCGGCTGCAGCCACATGGAGCTGCCGCCGGGCAAGACCGCCTGGGCGCACCACTTCCACTGCGCGAACGAGGAGGCGATCTTCGTGCTCGCCGGGAGCGGGCTGCTGCGCCTCGGCGACGCGGAGGTGCGGGTCGGCCCGGGCGACTACGTGGCGCTGCCCGCCGGCCCGGGCGCCGCGCACCAGCTCCGCAACGACGGCGCCGCGCCGCTGCAGTACCTCGCGCTGTCCACGATGCTCCCCACCGACATCACCGTGTACCCGGACTCCGGCAAGGTGGGCCTGTTCGCGGGCGCGGCGCCGGGCGGGCCGAAGGAGCGCCGCTACCTGGCCGGCTTCACCGCGCGGCCCGAGGGCGGCGCCTGGCACGACCGCGAGCGCGTGGACTGA
- a CDS encoding multiheme c-type cytochrome, with amino-acid sequence MRRSAAVASALVALLQAPGAFAAEHPGRSQIEKDGYKGPSTCEECHPGKAKEFLGTVHWKHASKVDNVDNLDPKQEYGMKNRIYTMCNGNDIVNNLKEIPKNADGKSKFTGCNTCHPGNHLNDVGSTGPEAEAAVDCLVCHSTEYDFRQRKPYRDEQGRVVMGQDRSTKAALAIGKPTVKNCMTCHETAGGGVLVKRGFSFTKDTDAHAAKGMVCVDCHQAKDHRIPTGFDPNNWANDGLRLSCDGCHGDKPHKSADYNRHTARIACQTCHIPRTGGAVAKDFTVWEKGGDGFYEPTTLKKDANETVPVYAWYDHTVRNEPHFIGPKGSRKDAKSKIYPFKIYMGKAFYDAKTGKLLSMDFAPPMATGDTRAGVESAARTLGMKDPAAVAKAAVPGWQTIYFGSNHLVTRSKALNCVNCHGVNGVLDFRDLGYSAAEVKKLTNPELYFKQLIEKQKEEW; translated from the coding sequence ATGAGACGTTCGGCGGCAGTCGCCTCCGCGCTGGTCGCGCTGCTCCAGGCCCCCGGGGCCTTCGCGGCAGAGCACCCGGGCCGGAGCCAGATCGAGAAGGACGGCTACAAGGGCCCGTCCACCTGCGAGGAGTGCCATCCCGGCAAGGCGAAGGAGTTCCTGGGCACGGTCCACTGGAAGCACGCTTCCAAGGTGGACAACGTGGACAACCTGGACCCGAAGCAGGAATACGGGATGAAGAACCGCATCTACACGATGTGCAACGGCAACGACATCGTGAACAACCTGAAGGAGATCCCGAAGAACGCGGACGGCAAGTCCAAGTTCACGGGCTGCAACACCTGCCACCCCGGCAACCACCTGAACGACGTCGGCAGCACCGGGCCCGAGGCGGAGGCGGCGGTGGACTGCCTGGTCTGCCACTCCACCGAGTACGACTTCCGGCAGCGCAAGCCGTACCGGGACGAGCAGGGCCGCGTGGTCATGGGCCAGGACCGCAGCACCAAGGCGGCGCTCGCGATCGGCAAGCCCACCGTGAAGAACTGCATGACCTGCCACGAGACGGCGGGCGGCGGCGTGCTGGTGAAGCGCGGCTTCTCCTTCACGAAGGACACCGACGCGCACGCGGCGAAGGGCATGGTGTGCGTGGACTGCCACCAGGCGAAGGACCACCGCATCCCGACCGGCTTCGACCCGAACAACTGGGCGAACGACGGCCTGCGCCTCTCCTGCGACGGCTGCCACGGCGACAAGCCGCACAAGAGCGCGGACTACAACCGCCACACCGCGAGGATCGCCTGCCAGACCTGCCACATCCCGCGCACCGGCGGCGCCGTGGCGAAGGACTTCACGGTCTGGGAGAAGGGCGGCGACGGCTTCTACGAGCCGACCACGCTGAAGAAGGACGCGAACGAGACCGTCCCGGTGTACGCCTGGTACGACCACACCGTGCGCAACGAGCCGCACTTCATCGGCCCGAAGGGCAGCCGCAAGGACGCGAAGAGCAAGATCTACCCGTTCAAGATCTACATGGGGAAGGCGTTCTACGACGCGAAGACGGGGAAGCTGCTCTCCATGGACTTCGCGCCGCCCATGGCGACCGGCGACACGCGCGCCGGCGTCGAGTCGGCCGCGCGGACGCTCGGGATGAAGGACCCGGCCGCGGTGGCGAAGGCCGCGGTGCCCGGCTGGCAGACCATCTACTTCGGCAGCAACCACCTGGTCACGCGGTCGAAGGCGCTGAACTGCGTGAACTGCCACGGCGTGAACGGCGTGCTGGACTTCCGCGACCTCGGCTACTCCGCCGCGGAGGTGAAGAAGCTCACGAACCCGGAGCTCTACTTCAAGCAGCTCATCGAGAAGCAGAAGGAAGAGTGGTGA